A DNA window from Parafrankia discariae contains the following coding sequences:
- a CDS encoding maleate cis-trans isomerase family protein, which translates to MTDALGWRLKLGVVTPSVNTVVQPEYDDMRPRGVTNHIARIHIPDWVVNNDEDFDGLVRDIDRNVDDAVGSVLTCDPACVVLGVSIEAVYGDPKAGEAIRDRLRAKFGEDLQLIHAGDAIPSALRAVGVEDGPISLITPYQPSSEPHLRSFVESRGYELHTAVHLRSPTAVQIAHTSGETLRRELKRLAADRPRAIVQFGANMSMGRIAAEAEQWLELPVISVNTATYWYALRSNDVDDQAEGFGQLLAHH; encoded by the coding sequence ATGACGGACGCGTTAGGCTGGCGACTGAAACTGGGTGTGGTCACGCCCTCGGTGAACACCGTCGTGCAGCCCGAGTATGACGACATGCGGCCGCGCGGAGTGACCAACCACATCGCGCGCATTCACATCCCCGACTGGGTTGTCAACAACGACGAGGACTTCGACGGGCTCGTCCGGGACATCGACCGCAATGTCGACGACGCGGTCGGGTCCGTCCTGACCTGCGACCCGGCGTGTGTCGTGCTCGGGGTCTCCATCGAGGCGGTCTACGGCGACCCGAAGGCCGGTGAGGCGATCCGGGACCGGCTGCGGGCCAAGTTCGGTGAGGATCTTCAGCTCATCCACGCCGGAGACGCGATCCCCAGCGCGCTGCGGGCGGTCGGTGTCGAGGACGGGCCCATCAGTCTGATCACCCCCTATCAGCCGTCCTCGGAGCCGCATCTGCGTTCCTTCGTGGAGAGCCGCGGCTACGAGCTGCACACCGCGGTCCACCTGCGCAGCCCCACGGCGGTGCAGATCGCGCACACCTCGGGGGAGACCCTGCGGCGCGAGCTGAAGCGGCTCGCCGCCGACCGGCCGCGGGCGATCGTCCAGTTCGGCGCGAACATGTCCATGGGCCGGATCGCCGCGGAGGCCGAGCAGTGGCTCGAGCTTCCGGTGATCTCGGTCAACACGGCGACCTACTGGTACGCGCTGCGCAGCAACGACGTCGACGACCAGGCGGAGGGCTTCGGGCAGCTCCTGGCCCACCACTGA
- a CDS encoding thiamine pyrophosphate-binding protein — MAVKVYERILQLFEAEGIKTIFGIPDPNFVHMFHLAQERGWTVVSPHHEESAGFMAEAVSRMTGKAALAIGTLGPGVANLAGAMMCAKVENSPVIFLGGQRARITEQRVRRGRIQFVQQADLFAPSVKYSASIEYPDQTDEIIRQGLRKALSGTPGPVYIEYPSNVILEELDVPEPLPPAAYRLVDQTAGQDRIDEAAAYIRAARQPILLVGHGVHTSRAGESVRALAEAMACPVIQTSGGTSFIKGLEDRTFPYGFSAA; from the coding sequence ATGGCGGTAAAAGTTTACGAGCGCATCCTCCAGTTGTTCGAGGCCGAGGGGATCAAGACGATCTTCGGTATTCCGGACCCGAACTTCGTGCACATGTTCCACCTCGCGCAGGAGCGTGGCTGGACCGTGGTGTCGCCGCACCATGAGGAGTCCGCCGGGTTCATGGCGGAGGCGGTGTCGCGGATGACGGGGAAGGCGGCGCTGGCGATCGGCACCCTGGGCCCGGGTGTCGCGAACCTGGCCGGCGCGATGATGTGCGCGAAGGTCGAGAACTCGCCGGTGATCTTCCTGGGTGGTCAGCGGGCCCGGATCACCGAGCAGCGGGTCCGCCGGGGGCGGATCCAGTTCGTGCAGCAGGCCGACCTGTTCGCGCCGTCGGTGAAGTACAGCGCGAGCATCGAGTACCCCGACCAGACCGACGAGATCATCCGTCAGGGTCTGCGCAAGGCCCTGTCGGGCACGCCGGGCCCGGTGTACATCGAGTACCCCTCGAACGTGATCCTCGAGGAGCTCGACGTCCCGGAACCCCTGCCGCCGGCGGCGTACCGGCTGGTGGACCAGACCGCGGGTCAGGACCGGATCGACGAGGCCGCGGCGTACATCCGCGCGGCCAGGCAGCCGATCCTGCTGGTCGGGCACGGGGTGCACACCTCCCGGGCGGGGGAGTCCGTGCGCGCGCTGGCCGAGGCGATGGCCTGCCCGGTCATCCAGACCTCCGGGGGCACCTCGTTCATCAAGGGCCTGGAGGACCGCACCTTCCCCTACGGCTTCTCCGCCGCG